The following coding sequences are from one Humulus lupulus chromosome X, drHumLupu1.1, whole genome shotgun sequence window:
- the LOC133805630 gene encoding uncharacterized protein LOC133805630 has translation MGEYMKKFQYDETKDKKSDVRNVLLVVCALIVAVTFQAGVNPPGGVWQDTQGNVSYQTGKAILATDPVTYRFFLAFNSTALISCLFVILCLTKEFPFYAEILVASASLGFGYGFAIFSVTPKDADVRLNYVALVAFIPPMIRCASSYKWFD, from the coding sequence ATGGGTGAGTATATGAAAAAGTTCCAGTACGACGAAACTAAGGACAAGAAGAGTGATGTCCGAAACGTTTTGCTGGTGGTTTGTGCGCTGATCGTGGCGGTGACTTTCCAAGCCGGCGTGAACCCACCCGGCGGCGTATGGCAAGATACTCAGGGAAACGTCAGTTACCAAACGGGGAAGGCGATTTTAGCGACGGATCCAGTTACTTACCGGTTCTTCTTAGCATTCAACTCCACGGCACTCATCTCCTGCTTGTTCGTCATACTCTGTCTCACTAAGGAGTTTCCTTTCTATGCAGAAATTTTGGTTGCTTCGGCCTCGCTGGGTTTTGGTTATGGCTTCGCCATATTTTCCGTTACACCCAAGGACGCCGATGTCAGACTTAACTACGTGGCCCTCGTAGCTTTCATTCCTCCTATGATACGATGTGCTTCATCTTATAAATGGTtcgattaa